From one Bordetella genomosp. 9 genomic stretch:
- the ccoS gene encoding cbb3-type cytochrome oxidase assembly protein CcoS, with translation MSILLLLLPLSLLFVAAIGGFLAWAVLSGQYDETDATAGKLPDGE, from the coding sequence ATGAGCATCCTGCTGCTGCTGCTGCCGCTGTCGCTGCTGTTCGTCGCCGCCATCGGCGGCTTCCTGGCCTGGGCCGTCCTCAGCGGCCAATACGACGAAACGGATGCCACGGCGGGCAAGCTGCCGGACGGCGAGTGA
- a CDS encoding gluconate 2-dehydrogenase subunit 3 family protein, translated as MTQEREPRRRFLQQVLAIVPASTLAAGAAVSQTGCTNQPAQTGTAADAHPPKPYSPTYFTDAEWKFVTAAVDHLIPADQYGAGAIQAGVPEFIDRQMETPWGHGQLWYMQGPFHPDVVPELGYQINQTPRDVYRHGIAACDAWCKQQHGKVFGDLDKPQQEQILKDLDAGKIAFDNVPSRTFFNFLLSNTKEGYFADPIYGGNKQMAGWKMVGFPGARADFADWTDQPNVKYPYGPVSISGEKG; from the coding sequence ATGACGCAAGAGCGAGAGCCGCGCAGGCGTTTCCTGCAGCAGGTATTGGCCATCGTGCCCGCCTCGACATTGGCCGCGGGTGCCGCGGTCAGCCAGACGGGCTGTACGAATCAGCCGGCGCAGACCGGCACGGCGGCGGACGCGCATCCCCCCAAGCCCTACAGCCCGACGTACTTCACCGATGCGGAATGGAAATTCGTCACGGCCGCGGTGGATCACCTGATCCCCGCAGACCAGTACGGTGCCGGCGCCATCCAGGCAGGTGTTCCGGAATTCATCGACCGGCAGATGGAAACCCCATGGGGCCATGGCCAGCTGTGGTACATGCAGGGCCCGTTTCATCCGGACGTGGTGCCGGAGCTCGGCTACCAGATCAACCAGACGCCGCGCGACGTCTACCGCCACGGCATCGCCGCGTGCGATGCCTGGTGCAAACAGCAGCATGGCAAGGTCTTCGGGGACCTGGACAAGCCGCAGCAGGAACAGATCCTGAAGGATCTGGACGCTGGCAAGATCGCCTTCGACAACGTGCCGTCGCGTACCTTCTTCAACTTCCTGCTTTCCAACACGAAAGAAGGCTATTTCGCGGACCCCATCTACGGCGGAAACAAGCAGATGGCAGGGTGGAAAATGGTGGGTTTCCCGGGCGCCCGGGCGGACTTCGCGGACTGGACCGACCAGCCCAACGTCAAGTACCCGTACGGACCGGTGTCCATCTCCGGCGAAAAGGGCTGA
- the ccoN gene encoding cytochrome-c oxidase, cbb3-type subunit I — protein MRDSPAATAETFNYGVVRRFALMTIVWGIVGMAVGVVIAAQLIWPSLNFDTAWLTYGRLRPLHTNAVIFAFGGCGLFATSYYVVQRTCQARLFCGWLAEFTFWGWQAVIVAAAITLPMGLTSSKEYAELEWPIDILITLVWVAYAVVFFGTIVKRRIRHIYVANWFFGAYILTIAILHIVNNVELPVTMWKSYSAYAGVQDAMVQWWYGHNAVGFFLTTSFLGMMYYFVPKQAGRPIYSYRLSIIHFWALAFTYMWAGPHHLLYTSLPDWTQSLGMTFSLILLAPSWGGMINGIMTLQGAWHKLRTDPILKFLVTALSFYGMATFEGSMMSIRSVNALSHYTDWTIGHVHSGALGWVAMITFGSLYYLIPRLYGRDRMYSVRAIELHFWVATLGVVLYIAAMWTAGVQQGLMWRATAPDGTLVYSFVEELKTRVPYYLIRLLGGTLFLGGVLVMAWNTWMTVRSAAPVNPAIPDAVPAPAEAPRGEPVVATTPA, from the coding sequence ATGAGGGACAGCCCAGCGGCGACGGCCGAAACCTTCAACTACGGCGTCGTGCGGCGCTTCGCGCTGATGACCATCGTCTGGGGCATCGTCGGCATGGCCGTCGGCGTGGTGATCGCCGCGCAATTGATTTGGCCGTCCCTGAACTTCGACACCGCCTGGCTCACGTACGGCCGCCTGCGCCCCCTGCACACCAACGCGGTGATCTTCGCCTTCGGGGGCTGCGGGCTGTTCGCCACGTCCTACTACGTCGTGCAGCGCACCTGTCAGGCGCGGCTGTTCTGCGGCTGGCTGGCCGAATTCACGTTCTGGGGCTGGCAGGCCGTGATCGTGGCGGCCGCGATCACCCTGCCCATGGGCCTGACCAGCAGCAAGGAATACGCCGAACTCGAATGGCCCATCGACATCCTGATCACCCTGGTGTGGGTGGCCTACGCCGTGGTGTTCTTCGGCACCATCGTCAAGCGCAGGATCCGCCACATCTACGTGGCCAACTGGTTCTTCGGCGCCTACATCCTGACCATCGCCATCCTGCACATCGTCAACAACGTCGAACTGCCGGTGACGATGTGGAAGTCCTATTCGGCCTACGCCGGCGTGCAGGACGCCATGGTGCAGTGGTGGTATGGCCATAACGCGGTGGGTTTCTTCCTGACCACCAGCTTCCTGGGCATGATGTACTACTTCGTGCCCAAGCAGGCCGGCCGTCCCATCTATTCCTACCGCCTGTCCATCATCCACTTCTGGGCCCTGGCCTTCACCTATATGTGGGCCGGCCCGCACCACCTGCTGTACACCTCGCTGCCGGACTGGACGCAGTCGCTGGGCATGACCTTCTCGCTGATCCTGCTGGCGCCGTCGTGGGGCGGCATGATCAACGGCATCATGACCCTGCAGGGCGCCTGGCACAAGCTGCGCACCGATCCCATCCTGAAGTTCCTGGTGACCGCCCTGTCCTTCTACGGCATGGCCACCTTCGAAGGCTCGATGATGTCGATCCGCAGCGTGAACGCGCTGTCGCACTACACCGACTGGACCATCGGCCACGTGCATTCCGGCGCCCTGGGCTGGGTGGCGATGATCACCTTCGGCTCGCTCTACTACCTGATCCCCCGGCTGTACGGCAGGGACCGCATGTACAGCGTGCGCGCCATCGAACTGCACTTCTGGGTCGCCACGCTGGGCGTGGTGCTGTACATCGCCGCGATGTGGACGGCCGGCGTGCAGCAAGGCCTGATGTGGCGCGCCACCGCGCCGGACGGCACGCTGGTCTACAGCTTCGTCGAGGAACTGAAGACGCGCGTGCCGTATTACCTGATCCGGCTGCTGGGCGGGACGCTGTTCCTGGGCGGCGTGCTGGTCATGGCCTGGAATACCTGGATGACGGTGCGCTCGGCCGCCCCCGTGAATCCCGCGATTCCCGACGCCGTCCCGGCGCCCGCCGAGGCGCCGCGCGGCGAGCCCGTCGTCGCCACCACTCCCGCTTGA
- a CDS encoding MmgE/PrpD family protein has product MARHYLDRLADFICDARLADLDASTLRHGRWVIADTLPVVASGMQLPEMRAFADAHLAQAGAGRAWVLGTGRRAAPLDAGLLNGSAGCWQELDEGNQFAKGHPGIQVVPAALAVAQETGASGAELLLATILGYEVSSRISRAADMRLSIHPHGTYGVIGAAVAVGRLRGLPAARMRELISMSATMGMATSRNTLLEGSTVRNIYSGHSAYMGQIAVQMAQAGFKGEMDGVRSVYGGGVVSDRYDEARVMEGLGTEWLMEMGYFKLHPTGRYVHSAIDALEDALARAGGPIDPSAIERIDVKAYKLAAMLNGKDITTSFGGRFSVPYALATILHHGQSGLASFDDAAVANPAVQALVRRVFVEEDTGYTAEYPGRQRCDVTLHLAGRGAVTGRCEMTKGERERPHTEQELRGKFMALGQPIWGQATTQRLYEACMRIEQIADIGEFSAGLAL; this is encoded by the coding sequence ATGGCGCGGCACTACCTGGACAGGCTGGCGGATTTCATCTGCGATGCGCGCCTGGCGGACCTGGACGCGTCCACGTTGCGGCATGGCCGCTGGGTGATCGCCGATACGCTGCCCGTGGTGGCGTCCGGCATGCAGCTGCCGGAGATGCGGGCGTTCGCCGACGCCCACCTGGCGCAGGCCGGGGCCGGGCGCGCCTGGGTATTGGGCACGGGCCGGCGCGCCGCCCCGCTGGACGCGGGCCTGCTGAACGGCAGCGCCGGCTGTTGGCAGGAGCTGGACGAAGGCAACCAGTTCGCCAAGGGACATCCCGGCATCCAGGTGGTGCCGGCCGCCCTGGCCGTGGCGCAGGAGACCGGGGCATCCGGCGCCGAGCTGCTGCTGGCCACCATCCTGGGCTACGAGGTATCGTCGCGCATCAGCCGCGCGGCCGATATGCGCCTGAGCATCCATCCGCACGGCACCTATGGCGTGATCGGCGCGGCGGTCGCGGTGGGCCGGCTGCGCGGCCTGCCGGCGGCCCGGATGCGCGAGCTGATCAGCATGTCCGCCACCATGGGCATGGCCACCAGCCGCAACACGCTGCTGGAAGGCTCCACGGTGCGCAACATCTACTCGGGCCATTCCGCCTATATGGGGCAGATCGCCGTGCAGATGGCGCAGGCGGGCTTCAAGGGGGAGATGGACGGCGTGCGCTCGGTGTACGGCGGCGGCGTGGTCTCGGACCGCTATGACGAGGCCCGCGTGATGGAAGGACTCGGGACGGAATGGCTGATGGAGATGGGCTACTTCAAGCTGCATCCCACGGGCCGCTACGTGCACAGCGCGATCGACGCGCTGGAAGACGCGCTGGCGCGGGCGGGCGGCCCCATCGACCCGTCCGCCATCGAACGCATCGACGTCAAGGCCTACAAGCTGGCGGCGATGCTGAACGGCAAGGACATCACCACCAGTTTCGGCGGACGGTTTTCGGTGCCGTACGCGCTGGCCACCATCCTGCACCACGGCCAGTCGGGGCTGGCGTCGTTCGACGACGCCGCCGTGGCCAATCCCGCGGTCCAGGCCCTGGTCCGGCGCGTCTTCGTGGAGGAAGACACCGGCTACACGGCGGAGTATCCTGGGCGGCAGCGCTGCGACGTCACCCTGCACCTGGCGGGCAGGGGCGCCGTCACGGGCCGTTGCGAGATGACCAAGGGCGAGCGCGAGCGGCCCCACACCGAGCAGGAGCTGCGGGGAAAGTTCATGGCGCTGGGCCAGCCGATCTGGGGCCAGGCCACGACGCAACGCCTGTACGAGGCATGCATGCGGATCGAGCAGATCGCCGATATCGGCGAGTTTTCGGCCGGGCTCGCGTTGTGA
- a CDS encoding universal stress protein: protein MLKRIALHIEKDQACAGRTAAALALAQRFEAELLGIYVDYTWVHYPYGESIIPSAAYEVMQQQARQEHDSCHRQFERGVADRGVPAQWRYPGGRPDEVLPLHARCADLLVLSQAHERETDSIVDPYMVENVIMNAGRPVLVVPYAGEYVSIGNRILVCWDGGREAARALADAAPFLARAEEVCVLTLDTDSDAMRDRATVPGDLQAWFRAQGYAEPRLLTRETAGLGYGNAILNAASDHSCDLIVMGLYGHSRMREWVLGGASRDMLDAMTVPVLFSH, encoded by the coding sequence ATGTTGAAACGCATCGCCCTGCACATCGAAAAAGACCAGGCCTGCGCGGGCCGCACCGCCGCCGCGCTGGCGCTCGCGCAGCGCTTCGAAGCGGAGCTGCTGGGCATCTACGTCGACTACACGTGGGTGCATTATCCCTACGGCGAAAGCATCATTCCCAGCGCGGCGTACGAGGTCATGCAGCAGCAGGCCAGGCAGGAGCACGACAGCTGCCACCGGCAGTTCGAGCGTGGCGTGGCCGATCGCGGCGTCCCGGCGCAGTGGCGCTACCCCGGCGGCCGCCCCGACGAAGTCCTGCCCCTGCACGCCCGTTGCGCGGACCTGCTGGTGCTGAGCCAGGCCCATGAACGCGAGACCGACTCCATCGTCGACCCCTACATGGTGGAGAACGTCATCATGAACGCCGGCCGGCCGGTGCTGGTGGTGCCCTACGCCGGCGAATACGTCAGCATCGGCAACCGGATCCTGGTGTGCTGGGACGGCGGGCGCGAAGCGGCGCGCGCCCTCGCGGACGCCGCGCCATTCCTGGCGCGTGCGGAAGAAGTCTGCGTACTGACGCTGGACACCGATTCGGACGCCATGCGCGACCGCGCCACGGTCCCGGGCGACCTGCAGGCCTGGTTCCGCGCCCAGGGCTACGCCGAGCCCCGGTTACTGACGCGCGAAACCGCCGGGCTGGGCTACGGCAACGCCATCCTGAACGCCGCGTCCGACCACAGCTGCGACCTGATCGTCATGGGGCTCTACGGACACAGCCGGATGCGCGAATGGGTGCTGGGCGGCGCTTCCCGGGACATGCTGGACGCGATGACCGTGCCGGTGCTGTTCTCGCACTGA
- a CDS encoding LysR family transcriptional regulator, which yields MELRQIRYFVRVVEVGSMSRAAADLGVVQSALSQQISRLEGELSVRLLTRTRRGITATQAGLAFLPEARLILRHAEQARRAAQLARLSGTASVGLAPTTASVLALPFMRAMRERYPDVRLHMVESLSGHLADMLERRQLDFAILFNVDVSAKWNVQPLIEEKLFLVQSTRNGLTHAAGPITQMSALKDIPMILPTESHGLRNKIDAAFQRAGVKPMVVAEIDSLTMLMESVDAGLGATIQPSAAVRRYPDAAERFTLSEIDDLQNRHVNVLCSLADDELSPAALCTRLVLTHCVRTLVQDARWPDACLSDQFS from the coding sequence ATGGAGCTGCGCCAGATCCGCTATTTCGTCAGGGTGGTCGAAGTCGGCAGCATGAGCCGCGCGGCCGCGGATCTGGGTGTCGTCCAGTCGGCGCTCAGTCAGCAGATCAGCCGCCTGGAAGGCGAGTTGAGCGTGCGCCTGCTGACCCGCACCCGGCGCGGCATCACCGCGACCCAGGCCGGGCTGGCTTTCCTGCCGGAAGCCAGGCTGATCCTGCGCCACGCCGAGCAGGCGCGTCGGGCGGCGCAACTGGCGCGCTTGAGCGGCACGGCCAGCGTGGGCCTGGCGCCGACCACGGCGTCGGTGCTGGCGCTGCCCTTCATGCGGGCCATGCGCGAGCGCTACCCGGATGTGCGCCTGCACATGGTGGAAAGCCTGTCCGGCCACCTGGCCGATATGCTGGAACGCCGGCAGCTGGATTTCGCCATCCTGTTCAACGTCGACGTTTCCGCCAAGTGGAACGTCCAGCCCCTGATCGAGGAAAAACTGTTCCTGGTGCAATCCACGCGCAATGGCCTCACCCATGCCGCGGGACCGATCACGCAAATGTCCGCCTTGAAGGACATACCCATGATCCTGCCGACGGAATCGCACGGCCTGCGCAACAAGATCGACGCCGCCTTCCAGCGGGCCGGCGTCAAACCGATGGTGGTGGCCGAAATCGATTCGCTGACCATGTTGATGGAGTCGGTCGACGCGGGCCTGGGCGCCACCATCCAGCCCAGCGCGGCGGTGCGGCGCTACCCCGATGCGGCGGAACGCTTCACGCTCAGCGAGATCGACGACCTGCAGAACCGCCACGTCAACGTCCTGTGCAGCCTGGCCGACGACGAGCTGTCGCCGGCGGCCCTGTGCACCCGCCTGGTGCTGACCCACTGCGTGCGCACCCTGGTGCAGGACGCGCGCTGGCCGGACGCCTGCCTGTCCGATCAGTTTTCGTGA
- a CDS encoding Bug family tripartite tricarboxylate transporter substrate binding protein: protein MKRTFIAGWAVLACLLTGSGGAIAQEWPARPIRMVVPFAAGGSVDVTARILAKGLGPRLGQAIVVENRAGAAGFPGTQSVVKSAPDGYSIVMASAGIISIGPYLYKNMPFDPIKDLAPITPVVDGVNVLVVRPDNPAATVPAFIDMAKGKPGKLNFGSSGVGASDDMATQLFMSLTGTRMTNIPYKGGGPAMVDLIAGNTDFMFSAVAPAVAQIKAGHLRALGVTSSQRLEVLPDVPTIAQAGVPGYESVAWYGLFAPVGTPPAVIDRINKETAEVLKDPEVRRQLIDAGLLPHTSTPGEFAAYIAGDSKKWAEVIKANGIKVE, encoded by the coding sequence ATGAAACGCACGTTTATCGCGGGGTGGGCGGTGCTCGCCTGCCTGCTCACCGGGTCCGGCGGCGCGATCGCCCAGGAATGGCCGGCGCGGCCGATCCGCATGGTGGTGCCGTTCGCGGCCGGGGGCTCGGTGGACGTCACCGCGCGCATCCTCGCCAAGGGCCTGGGGCCGCGGCTGGGCCAGGCGATCGTGGTGGAGAACCGCGCCGGGGCCGCCGGGTTTCCGGGCACGCAGAGCGTGGTCAAGTCGGCGCCGGACGGCTACAGCATCGTGATGGCCAGCGCCGGCATCATCTCCATCGGGCCCTATCTATACAAGAACATGCCCTTCGACCCCATCAAGGACCTGGCCCCGATCACGCCGGTGGTCGATGGCGTCAACGTCCTGGTGGTGCGTCCCGACAACCCGGCGGCCACGGTTCCGGCCTTCATCGACATGGCCAAGGGCAAGCCCGGCAAGCTCAATTTCGGCTCGTCCGGCGTGGGCGCGTCCGATGACATGGCGACCCAGCTTTTCATGTCCTTGACGGGTACCCGCATGACCAACATTCCCTACAAGGGCGGCGGTCCGGCCATGGTGGACCTGATCGCCGGCAACACCGACTTCATGTTCTCGGCGGTGGCGCCGGCGGTGGCCCAGATCAAGGCCGGCCATCTGCGCGCGCTGGGCGTCACGTCTTCCCAGCGCCTGGAGGTCCTGCCCGACGTGCCGACGATCGCCCAGGCCGGCGTGCCGGGCTACGAGTCGGTGGCCTGGTATGGCCTGTTCGCGCCGGTCGGAACGCCGCCCGCGGTGATCGACCGGATAAACAAGGAAACGGCGGAAGTGCTGAAAGACCCGGAAGTGCGCCGGCAACTGATCGATGCCGGCCTGCTGCCGCACACCAGCACGCCCGGCGAGTTCGCCGCCTATATCGCCGGCGATTCGAAGAAATGGGCCGAGGTCATCAAGGCCAACGGCATCAAGGTGGAGTAG
- a CDS encoding cytochrome c — MMKHHFVAAAFTLAATQAWAQAPAPGNADAQMIKQGEYLSRAADCVACHTVPGGKPYAGGLAFETPIGTVYSSNITPDKDTGIGGYSYEDFDRALRHGVGKGTGNLYPAMPYTSYAHIRPDDVKALYAYFMHGVAPVSQPDKDADIPWPLSMRWPLGIWRAMFAPDVAAGPAPGADAGAAAAGGDQVLRGRYLVEGLGHCGACHTPRGFALQEKAGTDADGTEFLSGGVVDGWLAKDLRGDVNSGLGGWSREDIVAFLKSGRNAHSAAFGGMAQVVRDSTQYMSDADLNAIAAYLKTLKPADKEGQTKLAYNAATGQALRTGGDKSDGAINFLNNCAACHRSSGKGYAETFPQLAQSSTVLSKDPTSLIHLVLKGAQMPGTSAAPTAYAMPGFDYRLTDAEVASVVTFVRNSWGNQAPAVNADQVAKVRKAVAAQPAPVR; from the coding sequence ATGATGAAACACCATTTCGTCGCCGCCGCCTTCACCCTGGCGGCCACCCAGGCGTGGGCACAGGCGCCCGCGCCGGGCAATGCCGATGCGCAAATGATCAAGCAAGGCGAGTATCTGTCGCGCGCGGCCGATTGCGTGGCCTGCCATACCGTGCCGGGGGGCAAGCCCTACGCCGGCGGGCTGGCCTTCGAGACACCGATCGGTACGGTGTATTCCAGCAATATCACGCCGGACAAGGACACCGGCATCGGCGGGTACAGCTACGAGGACTTCGACCGCGCCTTGCGCCACGGCGTGGGCAAGGGGACCGGCAACCTGTATCCGGCCATGCCCTATACGTCGTATGCCCATATCCGGCCTGACGACGTCAAGGCCCTGTACGCGTACTTCATGCATGGCGTGGCGCCGGTCAGCCAGCCTGACAAGGACGCGGATATTCCCTGGCCGCTGTCGATGCGCTGGCCCCTGGGCATCTGGCGGGCGATGTTCGCGCCGGACGTCGCCGCCGGGCCGGCGCCCGGCGCCGATGCAGGCGCGGCGGCCGCCGGCGGCGACCAGGTGCTGCGCGGGCGCTATCTGGTGGAGGGCCTGGGCCACTGCGGCGCCTGCCATACCCCGCGCGGCTTCGCACTGCAGGAAAAGGCCGGCACCGACGCCGACGGCACCGAATTCCTGTCCGGCGGCGTCGTGGACGGCTGGCTGGCGAAAGACCTGCGCGGCGACGTCAACAGCGGGCTGGGCGGGTGGAGCAGGGAAGATATCGTCGCGTTCCTGAAGAGCGGCCGCAATGCGCATTCCGCCGCCTTCGGCGGCATGGCGCAGGTGGTGCGGGACAGCACGCAGTACATGAGCGACGCCGATCTGAACGCCATCGCGGCCTATCTGAAGACGCTGAAGCCGGCCGATAAGGAAGGACAGACCAAGCTCGCCTACAACGCCGCAACGGGCCAGGCTTTGCGCACCGGCGGCGACAAGAGCGACGGCGCCATCAATTTCCTGAACAACTGCGCGGCCTGCCACCGCAGCAGCGGCAAGGGCTATGCGGAGACTTTCCCGCAGCTGGCGCAGAGCTCGACGGTATTGAGCAAGGATCCCACTTCCTTGATCCATCTGGTGCTCAAGGGCGCGCAGATGCCGGGGACGAGCGCGGCGCCCACGGCGTACGCGATGCCGGGCTTCGACTATCGCCTGACCGACGCTGAAGTCGCCTCGGTCGTGACCTTCGTGCGCAACAGCTGGGGCAATCAGGCGCCCGCCGTCAACGCCGACCAGGTCGCCAAGGTGCGCAAGGCCGTGGCGGCGCAGCCCGCGCCGGTGCGATAA
- a CDS encoding polysaccharide deacetylase family protein, whose protein sequence is MLKTHGRYDYSAIAHRPDYSFPDGKRLAVHLSLNVEHFAFGEGLGNDYGAPQAQPNTRSYAWRDYGNRVGAWRLLEFADKYELPLELLVNTELYDYCPKMIAAFRARGDEIVGHGRTNSERQGDMGYEEERAVIQEATAAIERHEGRKPMGWLAPYISQTHDSLDLLKEAGYRYMMDWPLDDQPVWFATRHGRILAVPYSHDLNDSLEAVTRRTPSQLFCENLLDQFDEMLEESQRRPLVMSIVLHSFILGQPHRLRQFRYVIEHIMEQRDQVWLARAGEICGFIESLPDGIVPGSAGYADRE, encoded by the coding sequence ATGCTGAAAACCCACGGACGCTACGACTACTCGGCTATCGCGCATCGCCCGGACTACAGCTTTCCCGACGGCAAGCGGCTGGCCGTGCACCTGTCGCTGAACGTGGAGCATTTCGCCTTCGGCGAAGGCCTGGGCAACGACTACGGCGCGCCGCAGGCGCAGCCTAATACGCGCAGCTATGCCTGGCGCGACTATGGCAACCGGGTCGGCGCCTGGCGCCTGCTGGAATTCGCCGACAAGTACGAGCTGCCGCTGGAGCTGCTGGTGAATACCGAGCTCTACGACTACTGCCCCAAGATGATCGCGGCCTTTCGCGCGCGCGGCGACGAGATCGTCGGCCATGGACGCACCAATTCCGAACGCCAGGGCGACATGGGCTACGAAGAGGAGCGCGCCGTCATCCAGGAAGCCACCGCGGCCATCGAAAGGCACGAGGGCCGCAAGCCCATGGGGTGGCTGGCGCCCTACATTTCGCAGACGCACGATTCGCTGGACCTGCTCAAGGAAGCCGGTTACCGCTACATGATGGACTGGCCGCTGGACGACCAGCCGGTGTGGTTCGCCACCCGGCATGGCCGCATCCTGGCGGTGCCGTATTCCCACGACCTGAACGATTCGCTGGAGGCCGTGACGCGCCGCACGCCGTCGCAGCTGTTCTGCGAGAACCTGCTCGACCAGTTCGACGAGATGCTGGAAGAATCCCAGCGCCGGCCCCTGGTCATGAGCATCGTCCTGCACAGTTTCATCCTGGGGCAGCCGCATCGGCTGCGCCAGTTCCGCTATGTGATCGAGCACATCATGGAGCAGCGCGACCAGGTCTGGCTGGCCAGGGCCGGGGAGATCTGCGGCTTCATCGAGTCGCTGCCGGACGGCATCGTGCCCGGCAGCGCGGGATACGCCGATCGCGAGTAG
- a CDS encoding GMC family oxidoreductase, with product MAIKRDKVDVVLVGFGWTGAIMGQELTEAGLNVLALERGPMRDTPTDAQYPKVIDELAYSIRGKLYQELAKETVTIRHGLNDLAVPYRQNGSFLLGNGVGGAGFHWNGMHYRALPEELQLRTRYEERYGKKFIPENMTIQDFGVTYEELEPFFTQFEYVCGTSGKAGNLQGKIVPGGNPLEGPRSKEYPVPPLPNTLGAQLFEKAARDVGFHPYPAPAANASEPYTNPYGVRLGPCNFCGFCENYGCYMYAKASPQTTILPVLLKKPNFELRANSHVLKVTLDSSGKKATGVVYIDPQGREVEQPADLVILTAYQMHNVRLLLLSGIGKPYDPVTNEGTVGKNYAYQNNGSVNVLLPKGTQLNPFVGTGAGGVSMDDLNGDQFDHGPLGFVGGASIRHIRYGGRPIAQTPTMPGAPRWGSGWKAAVQDTYQRYMSIGISGSVMSYRDAYLSLDPTYKDAFGQPLLRMTFDWHDNEFDTIGYLGKRMEEVAKAMNPEKHFVAVRKKGSHYDTRVYQSTHNTGGAIMGTNPKESVVNRYLQSWDVPNVFVMGACLFPQNMGYNPTGVVAALAYWSAHHIREQYLKNPGPLVQA from the coding sequence ATGGCGATCAAGCGAGATAAAGTCGACGTGGTGCTGGTCGGATTCGGCTGGACCGGCGCAATCATGGGACAGGAGCTGACGGAAGCGGGCCTCAATGTCCTGGCGCTGGAGCGCGGCCCCATGCGGGATACGCCGACGGACGCGCAATATCCGAAGGTGATCGACGAACTGGCGTACTCGATACGCGGCAAGCTTTACCAGGAGCTGGCCAAGGAAACCGTGACGATACGCCACGGGTTGAATGACCTTGCGGTGCCTTATCGGCAGAACGGGTCCTTCCTGCTGGGCAACGGGGTGGGCGGCGCGGGCTTCCATTGGAACGGCATGCACTACCGGGCGCTGCCCGAGGAATTGCAGCTGCGCACGCGCTACGAGGAGCGCTACGGCAAGAAGTTCATCCCGGAGAACATGACGATCCAGGATTTCGGCGTGACCTACGAGGAACTGGAACCGTTCTTTACCCAGTTCGAGTACGTGTGCGGCACGTCGGGCAAGGCGGGCAACCTGCAGGGCAAGATCGTACCTGGAGGCAATCCGCTCGAAGGTCCGCGCAGCAAGGAGTATCCTGTGCCGCCGCTGCCGAACACCCTGGGCGCCCAGCTATTCGAGAAGGCCGCGCGCGATGTCGGCTTCCATCCCTATCCGGCGCCGGCCGCCAATGCATCCGAACCGTACACCAATCCCTATGGCGTGCGCCTGGGGCCCTGTAATTTCTGCGGTTTCTGCGAAAACTACGGCTGCTATATGTACGCCAAGGCGTCGCCGCAGACCACCATCCTGCCCGTCCTGCTGAAGAAACCGAATTTCGAACTGCGTGCGAATTCGCACGTGCTCAAGGTCACGCTGGATTCCTCGGGCAAGAAGGCGACGGGCGTCGTCTACATCGACCCGCAGGGACGGGAAGTCGAGCAGCCCGCCGATCTGGTGATCCTGACCGCGTACCAGATGCACAACGTGCGCCTGCTGCTGCTGTCGGGCATCGGCAAGCCGTACGATCCCGTCACCAACGAAGGTACGGTGGGCAAGAACTACGCGTACCAGAACAACGGCTCGGTCAATGTCCTGCTGCCCAAAGGCACGCAGCTCAATCCCTTCGTCGGCACCGGGGCGGGCGGCGTGTCGATGGACGACCTGAACGGCGACCAGTTCGATCACGGGCCGCTGGGCTTCGTCGGCGGCGCGTCGATCCGGCATATCCGCTATGGCGGCCGGCCCATCGCGCAGACGCCCACCATGCCCGGCGCGCCGCGCTGGGGCAGCGGCTGGAAGGCGGCCGTGCAGGATACCTACCAGCGTTATATGAGCATCGGCATTTCGGGATCGGTGATGTCCTACCGCGATGCCTATCTGTCGCTGGATCCGACCTACAAGGATGCGTTCGGCCAACCGCTGTTGCGCATGACCTTCGACTGGCACGACAACGAGTTCGATACGATCGGCTACCTCGGCAAGCGCATGGAAGAAGTCGCCAAGGCCATGAACCCGGAAAAGCACTTCGTCGCCGTGCGCAAGAAGGGTTCGCACTACGACACCCGCGTCTACCAGAGCACGCACAACACGGGTGGCGCGATCATGGGAACCAATCCCAAGGAAAGCGTGGTCAACCGGTATCTGCAAAGCTGGGACGTTCCCAACGTCTTCGTGATGGGCGCCTGCCTGTTCCCGCAGAACATGGGCTACAACCCGACGGGCGTGGTGGCGGCGCTGGCGTACTGGTCCGCGCATCATATCCGTGAGCAGTATCTGAAGAATCCCGGGCCGCTGGTGCAGGCATAA